The nucleotide window AAAAGGAGAAAAATGTGACAGAAAACCTGACAGAACGTCAGTGGTTGAAGGTGAAATCGGGGACAATGATAGATTATGGCTTAAGAAATAGCTTGATTATGAATTGTATTTTATATGAATTTCTACCTTTGCAGAATAAATTGTCTCAGACGTTTTTGTTTGAATTTCGATAGAGTGTGACGAGTAATAATTTTTTAGTATGGTTTTATCCGGATTGGTCATGAAGTACATGGGGGATCCCCGCAAATTGTTTTTCATTGTTTCTGCTCTTCTTTTCGTGTGTATGATGTGGGTAGCGCCTCAAGTCGGTATTACGGGAGATGAACCGATCGACAGTGCCAATGGAAAATACAGCCTTGCTTTTTATTTGCATGGAGATACGACTTTTGTCGATTACTCCAAAGTGCCGGAAGTTAAGATTCCGCATCACTAGTGGGCACTTTAAATTAAACATCGTTCTTTGAAATCTTTGATAATCGCATAGTTAAATATCTTTTTGGAGCGTGACGATTTGAATTGAAAAGTTGTTTTAGCTTTGTCCAAAAGCTAAAAACAATGAACCAAGGCAAATATATCTTCGCTCAACTTACAGATTTTCTTCCCCGTCGTGTCTTTGACCGTTTGGTAGAGAAGTATTCCGGGAATAAGAAAATCAGAACATTCACCTGTTGGAATCAGATGCTGTGCATGATTTTCGGACAACTGACCGCCCGAGATAGTATGCGTGAGCTTATGCTCAGCCTTGAGGCACACAAGAGCAAGTACTATCACTTGGGATTCGGTGCAACAGTTAGCCGTACCAATCTGGGGAAAGCAAACCGGAATAGAGATTATCGTATCTACGAAGAATTTGCTTATACCCTGATTGCGGAAGCCCGTAATAGCTACAACAAAAATGACTTCGAGGTGAAAGTTGACGGTAATGTTTATGCCTTTGATTCCTCCACCATAGACCTTTGTCTGAATGTTTTTTGGTGGGCGGAATTTAGGAAACACAAAGGAGGCATCAAACTTCATACCTTGTATGATGTAAAGACTTCCATACCGACAATCGTACTGGTAACCAATGCTAAAGTACATGACGTAAACATGCTGGATGAGTTGAGTTATGAAAAGGGAAGTTTCTATATCATGGATAAAGGATATGTTGACTTCACCCGTTTGCATAAGCTTCACACCTGTGGTGCTTACTTCGTTACACGTGCAAAGGATAATATGAGATTCCGTAGAATGTATTCCCGTGAAGTCGATAAAACAACCGGAATAAAATGTGACCAGATTGGAATACTTGAAACGTATAAATCGCTCAAAGCATATCCGGACAAACTTCGGCGGGTTAAATACTACGATGAAGAACTGGGCAGAGAATTTGTGTTCATCACCAACAACATGGAACTCTCAGCAGAGGAAGTAGCCTTGCTATACAAGAACCGTTGGCAGGTGGAACTATTTTTCAAATGGATAAAGCAACACCTGAAAGTAAAATCTTTTTGGGGAACCACGATGAATGCAGTCAAGACACAAGTCTACTGTGCCATCATAACATACTGTCTGGTTGCCATTGTCGCTTACAAATTGAAAGTTAACCGTCCAATCTACGAAATCCTACAAATTTTGAGTTTTTCTCTACTGGATAAAACGCCTGTAAGAGAGATACTTACCAATTGCGATTACAAAAATGTCAAAGAACTAAATTATAAACAATTGAAAATCAGCTGGGACTAAGTGCCCAGCAGTGATTCCGCATATGAAATATTATGGTGTCGGGTTTGAGATTTTGCCGGCCCTTATCATCAAATATTTCGGAATGGAGGAACATGAATATCTGATACGGCATGTGTTGTGTGCTATTTTCGGTTTTTTATTTATGCTTTTTGCGGCTTTGACAGCCAGAGAATTAAAAGATTGGAAGTTAGCTATTGTGACTTTGCTTTTGATGGGATTGTCTCCGATTGTTTTCGGGTTGTCTTTTCTGGATAGCAAAGATGTCCCTATGGCTGCGGGCTTCGCTATGGCCGTTTATGGCTTTTTGCGGATATATAAGAAAATACCTTTGTTTAAGCTGCCGGATGTGATATTGACGATTGTCGGGATCGCTTTGGCCGTGAGCATTCGTGTCGGAGGATTGTTATTGCCTTTTTATTTTGCTGCCGGAGGTATTATGCTTTTCTTTTTCCGGAAGGATTTGAGAAAATCGCTCCTGAAAAGACCCTATAAATCTTTGGGCCGTTTTATTGGTATTGCTTTAGGGATTGTTGTTGTCGGTGTCGTATTGGGGTGTTGTGCTTACCCTAACTTTTTTTATGAAGGGCCGGTTATGCATATAAAAAATGCCTTTAAGCTGGTAAAGGAGTTCAAACAACAGATACCGATGTTGTATGAAGGAGAGATCATAAGTTCGTTACATTTACCTGATTTCTATCTTTTAAAAAGCTATTTGACAACAATACCTCTTATTACCTGGGCGGGTATTGTATTGTTTGTTTTGCAAGCGAAAAAGGTATGGATGAATTATGACCGGATGGCTGTATTGTTTATTTTATTTACTCTTTTGTTTCCTCCTTTGTATATAACTTTGGGAGGTTCCAATATTTACAACGGTTGGCGGCATTCTTTGTTTATCTTTTCTTCTTTTGCCGTAGTTGCAGCGATCGGTTTTTACGAAACTTATTATAGCTTGAAAAATGCCCGCCTGCGTAAAGGTTTTGTCTTGGCGGCAGTAATAGGGGCTATGCCGACGGCTTGTTGGATGGTCAATAATTCGAAATACTGCTACTCTTACTATAACGCATTGATAGCACAACCTTATCTGAATTATGATATGGATTACTATGAGACATCCTGTCAGATTGGATACGATTGGTTGGTAAAGAATGTGATTTCTAAATCCGATACTTTGGTGCGGGTCGGAGCGAAGAATATCACTGTGCCCAATTATCAGAAAGTCCGGAAATATAAAAACGCAGAAGTACATCTGTGTTCTTTCAGAGGGTTTGCCGAATATGATTACGATTATATCATTTTATCATTGCAATTTATTCCGGTTCAGGTATTGAAGACGTTTTTTCCTCCCCGGGGTGCGGTTCATTTGGAATATATAGAGGGACATCCGGTTTGCGCTGTTATAAAGAAAGAAAATAAATTCGATAGTGAGGGTATCCGGCAGCTTAAAATGGCTAATATTGACCGGGGAATGGAATTATTGGAAAAAGCTTATGCTTATAATCCTCAAAACTTTGGTATTTGGTTTTGGATGGGATATGGTTATTATTATCAGAAAGAATATCGGAAAGCGATAGAATTCTGGGGGAAATATCTCTCTTTCTGGCCGGGGTCGGCAGAGCAGAACGAAATAGCGCTTGTGTGTGCCGGACGGGCTTTTGTGGAACTGGGGATGTACGATCAGGCGATACAGATATTGAAACAGGCGGAAAATACGGTCCGTTCGGAAAATTACCGGAAATTCTTAATTACGAATCTGGGGATTGCCTATGCCCGGAAGAAAGTTTACCGGCAAGCAATTCCTTATTTGGAAAAAGCTGTTCAATTTTCACCGGAATTGCAGGGGCTGTTGTCCGAATGTTATAAAAAACTTCAGAAATAGTGACAAAATGTAGATTATCGGGAACAAAAAAGTGAATTGACCGGTAATTGAGGAAATATTTTTTATTTTTGCCTGATATTATATTTGTTATCAGAATCAAAAATAGCTTAAATTTTACATAAAAGAATGCAGGCGGAAAAGAAGAATCTGACGATAGTCTGTTTTGCAGGAGCAGATCGGAAGCAGGAATGGGAAACGGGTTTCCCGGGATACGAAATGGTGGTGACGGGACCGGAGCTGGGGCAAAAGGAATATTCGGATTTACTGGAGAATATATCGTCAGATTATGTGCTTTGGGTTGACGGGCAGCGGTTGGAGATTGGGGCGGTGAAAGTTGTCGTGTCCCATGTGATGAAGCAGGAGTGGGGAAAAAGCATCGGATATATAACAACCGATAAGCGGAAATTGTGGTTCGGTGCCATTCAGAATCTTTGGACAACCGATTCGGGTATTATTGATTCTCCTGTATTTTTCGGTGCTAAAGCGGCTTTTTTAAACGCTTACGGGGGACAGAAACTTGCTGGGAATACATTAAGGAGTATTGGTTACAGTTTGCAAAAAGTAAAACGGATAAGATTCTGTAACCTGGAGGGAATCGACTTGAAGAAAAAAAATATGCCGGAAAAGATCAATAAAGGGATACTCTGGGGTAATTATTCTTTTCGGATTCCGTTTCAATATTTGATTTCCGGTGATTTTTTCCGCTATTTTTTCCGGGCTTCGGGTAAGCCGCAGCGGGATATGGTTTACCGGATGGGAATCATCTTGTTTGCTTGCTTTACCTTTTTATATATGCCTTATATCAGTCAGGATTACGGGGTTACAGGAGATGAATTCCCGGATCATCAGCATACGGCTTATGTATTGGATTATTTTGCCAAAGGGGATACGACTGCTTTGTTTCAGCCTAAGACTACGCTTCATTTATATGGTATTTCCATGCAGGTGGTTGCAGGCGCCATTTGTCGTTGGTTTCATATCGATAATTATTACGAAGCCCGGCATGTGGTTTGTGCTTTAAACGGAGCATTGGGTGTGTTGTTTGTCGGGTTGGCAGGCTTGCGTTGGGGAGGAGGTTTGTGTGGGTTTTTGTCTATTTTGTTGATGTTTTTTACCCCCCGGTTCTTCGGACATAGCATGAATAATCTGAAAGATATTCCATTTGCTACGGGGTATATTATTTCTCTTTATTATACGATCCGGCTGTTTGAT belongs to Culturomica massiliensis and includes:
- a CDS encoding IS4 family transposase, giving the protein MNQGKYIFAQLTDFLPRRVFDRLVEKYSGNKKIRTFTCWNQMLCMIFGQLTARDSMRELMLSLEAHKSKYYHLGFGATVSRTNLGKANRNRDYRIYEEFAYTLIAEARNSYNKNDFEVKVDGNVYAFDSSTIDLCLNVFWWAEFRKHKGGIKLHTLYDVKTSIPTIVLVTNAKVHDVNMLDELSYEKGSFYIMDKGYVDFTRLHKLHTCGAYFVTRAKDNMRFRRMYSREVDKTTGIKCDQIGILETYKSLKAYPDKLRRVKYYDEELGREFVFITNNMELSAEEVALLYKNRWQVELFFKWIKQHLKVKSFWGTTMNAVKTQVYCAIITYCLVAIVAYKLKVNRPIYEILQILSFSLLDKTPVREILTNCDYKNVKELNYKQLKISWD
- a CDS encoding glycosyltransferase family 39 protein, which produces MKYYGVGFEILPALIIKYFGMEEHEYLIRHVLCAIFGFLFMLFAALTARELKDWKLAIVTLLLMGLSPIVFGLSFLDSKDVPMAAGFAMAVYGFLRIYKKIPLFKLPDVILTIVGIALAVSIRVGGLLLPFYFAAGGIMLFFFRKDLRKSLLKRPYKSLGRFIGIALGIVVVGVVLGCCAYPNFFYEGPVMHIKNAFKLVKEFKQQIPMLYEGEIISSLHLPDFYLLKSYLTTIPLITWAGIVLFVLQAKKVWMNYDRMAVLFILFTLLFPPLYITLGGSNIYNGWRHSLFIFSSFAVVAAIGFYETYYSLKNARLRKGFVLAAVIGAMPTACWMVNNSKYCYSYYNALIAQPYLNYDMDYYETSCQIGYDWLVKNVISKSDTLVRVGAKNITVPNYQKVRKYKNAEVHLCSFRGFAEYDYDYIILSLQFIPVQVLKTFFPPRGAVHLEYIEGHPVCAVIKKENKFDSEGIRQLKMANIDRGMELLEKAYAYNPQNFGIWFWMGYGYYYQKEYRKAIEFWGKYLSFWPGSAEQNEIALVCAGRAFVELGMYDQAIQILKQAENTVRSENYRKFLITNLGIAYARKKVYRQAIPYLEKAVQFSPELQGLLSECYKKLQK